The Fusarium poae strain DAOMC 252244 chromosome 2, whole genome shotgun sequence nucleotide sequence ATACGACTTGACCTTCAAATCAATCCTGAGTATTCCAGAGCCTGATCGTTTGTGACCGAAAAGCAATGAGCTCTCTCCATAGAAACTGAACCTATCGCCCTTTGTAAATGCCTCTGCAATAGCTGCATCTATAGATAACTGTCTTGAGAATTGACAGTACCGTGCAATATGGAGTCCTGCGACTAGGAATATTTGATATCCGAACCATATGTATTGTAGATGCAACGGCATAAAAAGTGCTGAGGCCACTAGACCTGCCGGAAAGACACAACCCAGTGCGCAGATGATAGTCAGCTGGATGATCTCTTTGATGCGGCTCCGGCATGGATGGCCGTAGTGTCGCATAAATTGCTGTATAAGGGGCGGTGGACCAGTAAGAACTATGAAATCCCCGTTGGACTCGGGGCAATGTATTTCGAAGTCGCAAGTGTAGTTTTGGGGTGTGATTTGAGGAGTTTCGAGTGGCTCGCGGTGGATGGCGAAGAGGGTGCTAATCAGTCGTAGTGCCAAGGGTGCGAGCCACAGAGTGGCCCAGGGTGTTCTCAATATACCAATTAGTATAACGCCGATGATAATTGCTGACGATTCAGCGGCGATGATCGATAGATAGACGTGGGGTCCAGGCTTATTGACGCGCTCACGCACAAATGGTAAGGAAGATTCTCTATCTTCCTCTGTGGCTTGGCTAAATGTCAAATGGTAGCAAGATATCAAGGCTCTGACTGAAGTCTGGCGTGATGCTTCTTTTTTCTCCGATGGCACGAGCTTGCTTTCATCAGCCAACTGAGGAGGACTTAACATGCTCATAGCCCTCGTCCAGATACAGTTCCTGACTGCTTTTGGTATCCCTTTGACACCCATGTCGTGCATAGTGTAGGTCCATCCAATGTCCTTAAAAAAGGCGGTACCGAGCATATGTCCGAGATAGGCACCACGGAAAAGACCATGGCGGTGTAGTGTATCAAACGTCTCCAAGGCCGCTTTGTGTAATGGACCACCCATGGGCATCAGCAATGCTGCCATGACTGCTGAGCGCCATGAGAGATTTGCCAAATGTCGTTGTGGCCAGAGTAAATGTTCAAATGGTGCGGTAGTGGCAGCTTCGGCGCCGACATAACCGAGAAGAGCACCAAGTGCAGAGATAGCCCCGGTTTCGTTATCCCCCATATTATGAGGTACTGGTAGTCCAGAAATATTGGGAataatatgatatgatgtTCGATATTTGCAGATTGGGGCTCTGGCCTTTTAATACTGCGGAATAGTCTTATGTGAGCGTTTTGCAATTGGCCA carries:
- a CDS encoding hypothetical protein (TransMembrane:5 (n8-19c23/24o47-65i186-207o213-231i289-313o319-338i)); translated protein: MGDNETGAISALGALLGYVGAEAATTAPFEHLLWPQRHLANLSWRSAVMAALLMPMGGPLHKAALETFDTLHRHGLFRGAYLGHMLGTAFFKDIGWTYTMHDMGVKGIPKAVRNCIWTRAMSMLSPPQLADESKLVPSEKKEASRQTSVRALISCYHLTFSQATEEDRESSLPFVRERVNKPGPHVYLSIIAAESSAIIIGVILIGILRTPWATLWLAPLALRLISTLFAIHREPLETPQITPQNYTCDFEIHCPESNGDFIVLTGPPPLIQQFMRHYGHPCRSRIKEIIQLTIICALGCVFPAGLVASALFMPLHLQYIWFGYQIFLVAGLHIARYCQFSRQLSIDAAIAEAFTKGDRFSFYGESSLLFGHKRSGSGILRIDLKVKSYSKYADGKKAVQDLLMGDDKDIEEAIANK